From the genome of Alteromonas stellipolaris:
GAACGCTCGGCTAAGTACTATATCATACGGTTGCGCTGGGGTATGTGCTTCAACACGACTTTGAACAGGTGTCACATTCGATAGTTTAAGGGCGTGGACACTTTGGGTCATAAAACGAACGCGCTTACCTAAACTATCTAGCAAGGTAAACGCCGTGTCAGGAAACGCTATTGCAAGGGGCATACCTGGCAATCCAGGCCCAGTGCCTACGTCAATGATATGTTTGGCTTCATGTTTAGCTAAATATGGGTATATCGCTAATGAGTCCAAAATATGTTTTACCATCATCTGCTTCGGATCGCGCACCGATGTTAGGTTGTAGGCTTTGTTCCATTTATCAATCAATAATACAAAGCCCACGAGCTTTGCTTGCTGATCATCACTTAATTGAAGTGATTGTGCCGCAAGGCCCGAGGCCAGTATTTCGTGTAATTCTTGCTCTAAACTCATAAATTGAAATCTGCTTAAGCGCTTAATTTATCGTGTTTTCTTAACATGCCGTGCTTTTTCAAATACACTAAAAGCAACGAAATAGCAGCCGGCGTAATTCCGGAAATACGCGACGCTTTACCAAT
Proteins encoded in this window:
- the rsmG gene encoding 16S rRNA (guanine(527)-N(7))-methyltransferase RsmG — its product is MSLEQELHEILASGLAAQSLQLSDDQQAKLVGFVLLIDKWNKAYNLTSVRDPKQMMVKHILDSLAIYPYLAKHEAKHIIDVGTGPGLPGMPLAIAFPDTAFTLLDSLGKRVRFMTQSVHALKLSNVTPVQSRVEAHTPAQPYDIVLSRAFASLKDMLHWCQHLVNSNGQFLALKGQFPEDELKEVSDHYQVIKTESLTVPNLVGERHLVWIKKA